A window of the Tidjanibacter massiliensis genome harbors these coding sequences:
- a CDS encoding radical SAM/SPASM domain-containing protein, translated as MKWSNYNYIYDSVKHGKLLFNFLSGAFIDINDAETEALIQQIKHNPTQSALITDQETIDSLLTQGIICENDDDNKNMLICNQLAYRFGKNARSLTLIPTLECNLACPYCFEESYRKAGKMSAEVITSVKKHIEYHYGRDKEPLKLSWFGGEPLLGFDIMEDITSYIKELEIPFIASIITNGVLLDEKKIAKIDQLNLKSIQITLDGPKEVHDTKRIFKNGKGTYDIIMKNLDKLHEYKKLHDDLQVDIRINVDRENKDRYHELYLEFKDKYPLFYVYPGIIIQYKTCSNNLPCFADAREEAQFYIEQYEKYGIIHPEFNVSAKGLKSCMAECLHTDMIGPRGELYLCLQDVGNPAGEIGTLAEGKNNMRLIAAYCTGNLTFNSSECRDCRVLTLCGGGCVNKRYQNLKCDGQHYVCAAYKDTDILERYLDIYYEIKKNQSCSK; from the coding sequence ATGAAATGGTCTAACTATAATTACATTTACGATTCCGTCAAACATGGGAAATTATTATTTAATTTTCTTTCAGGAGCATTCATAGACATCAACGATGCAGAAACCGAAGCGTTGATCCAACAAATTAAACATAATCCTACTCAGTCTGCCTTAATTACCGATCAGGAAACCATCGACTCGCTTCTTACCCAGGGCATTATATGTGAAAACGATGATGACAACAAAAACATGCTCATATGTAACCAACTGGCGTACAGATTCGGTAAAAATGCTCGGAGCCTGACGCTTATACCAACGTTGGAGTGCAATTTAGCATGCCCATACTGTTTTGAAGAATCCTACCGAAAAGCAGGAAAAATGTCCGCTGAAGTCATCACATCGGTAAAAAAACATATAGAATATCATTACGGTCGCGATAAAGAGCCCCTGAAATTATCATGGTTCGGAGGAGAACCGTTATTAGGGTTTGATATTATGGAGGATATTACCTCTTATATTAAAGAACTGGAGATACCTTTTATCGCCAGCATCATTACCAATGGCGTTTTACTCGATGAGAAAAAGATTGCCAAAATCGACCAACTTAATTTGAAAAGTATTCAGATAACTCTTGACGGACCCAAAGAAGTTCATGACACGAAACGCATCTTCAAAAACGGAAAAGGTACTTATGACATCATAATGAAAAATCTCGACAAGTTGCATGAATACAAAAAGTTGCATGATGACCTTCAGGTAGATATTCGAATTAATGTCGATCGTGAGAATAAAGACCGCTATCATGAATTGTATTTGGAATTTAAGGATAAGTATCCCCTGTTTTACGTATACCCAGGGATAATTATTCAATATAAAACGTGTAGCAACAATTTACCATGTTTTGCAGATGCCAGAGAAGAAGCACAATTCTATATCGAGCAGTATGAAAAGTACGGTATTATACATCCAGAATTTAACGTTTCTGCTAAAGGGTTAAAAAGTTGCATGGCCGAGTGCCTACATACGGATATGATTGGGCCTCGTGGCGAATTGTATCTTTGTTTGCAGGACGTGGGGAACCCAGCTGGTGAGATTGGTACGCTGGCGGAGGGAAAAAATAACATGCGTTTGATAGCAGCGTACTGTACCGGAAACCTGACATTTAACTCTTCCGAATGTCGGGACTGTCGCGTATTGACTCTGTGCGGGGGCGGTTGTGTGAACAAGCGCTACCAGAATCTCAAATGCGACGGGCAGCATTATGTATGTGCTGCGTATAAAGATACCGATATTCTCGAAAGATATTTGGATATTTATTACGAAATTAAAAAGAACCAATCATGTTCAA